From a region of the bacterium genome:
- the groES gene encoding co-chaperone GroES, giving the protein MAKVKTKIQPLQDRLLVKRVEEEEEAQGGIIIPDSAKEKPQEGEVVAVGPGKVTDDGKRQVMELKPGDRILFAKYAGTEVKVEGEEYLIMREDDVLAVTR; this is encoded by the coding sequence ATGGCCAAGGTGAAGACCAAGATTCAACCTTTGCAGGATCGCCTCCTGGTCAAGCGCGTTGAGGAGGAAGAGGAAGCGCAGGGGGGCATTATTATTCCCGATTCGGCCAAGGAGAAGCCGCAGGAAGGCGAAGTCGTGGCCGTGGGCCCGGGAAAGGTGACCGACGATGGCAAAAGGCAGGTGATGGAGCTCAAGCCTGGCGACCGCATTCTCTTTGCCAAATACGCTGGCACCGAGGTGAAAGTGGAGGGTGAGGAATATCTCATCATGCGGGAGGACGACGTGCTGGCCGTCACACGCTAG